The Ictalurus punctatus breed USDA103 chromosome 15, Coco_2.0, whole genome shotgun sequence DNA window TGTTTACataatgacacatcatactgtCTGCtgtgtttacagttacattgattgttgtggaacgtctgaaAAAAGTCAGTTCCTGctatcacttacattatgaGCACTATAAACAGTAATtcccccactttctcttgaggtccatgcaatgaaaaagtgctgtttgtcatgttacagaaaacCGCAAAGTCGTTTtccatggcagaaaacttaaagttacagcttgacctctgacgctggagactccttccttagaAAACGCCACCATATTATATGttcatttgttaaataacagcacattttgttTCATCGGTTTATTATTTGTCCACCCTGTGAGTGAGCTGTCACTGTAAAAACTATAACATATTTAAAAAGACGGTCAGGGCTGTTGACCGAACGCCTTCCGATCGATCAAatttaagaattcaacagtgcggTATAATTGAAAAAGACAACAATCATGATCATAATTAAGAATATGATTCATTCGTGAGCAACTGCTGTTAATCAAAAACATGACATAATTACAGACCAGGCAGCTTGAAACAGTGTGCTTTGAGCAATGTTTAACAGCTGTGGCTTATACAATAGTGCAGCGgtcaaccctgttcctggagatctaccttcctgaagatgTAATCGTGCCCAGTTGACCATCCAaacattgccttaagaagttcttgatcaagtAAAAAAGGCATGAAACCTACAGGAAGGTACTGTAGAGCTCCAGGAAGAAGGCTGGTGACTACTGGTATACTGTATATCGTACCTCTGAAGCAGTGTTGGCTTTGTCCTGGTATGGTAAGGCCATCCAGCTGGTCTAAAcgatgatcttttatttatttatctatttatttatttattttgtctcagCTCACTCGCTCTTGCGTAACTACCGTTTCAGAATCTGCTGCTTTTGAACCCGAATGAGCGTTTCCTGACGGAGCAGAGTCTGAACCACCACGTATTCCAGAGCCAGCGGCAGACCGAGCGACCTGGCCCCCCAACCCCTACACCTATCCGCTCCTCCAAGAGAAAACCCCACCACGACAACACCGCCCTCAGCAGGTCAGGAGGAGGAAGCACACTCCAATTGGTTGTGGCTTGGGCCAATAACATGTCAGGCATAGCATTTATACAAATCTATTCCGAGAATATTGAATACtggaactgtttaaaaaaaaaaaagaatttaatgggaactaatatttaatatattgtgGACATGGCAGAACTAAATAGCCAGCATACTCAAAAATAGGTttcataattatattattactaGATGTAGATTCATTACAGTGATCTAAATGtcaagtagtaagtagtaataCTTACCTAGTAAGCTTCCCTTAAAGTATATTTAGATATGTAGTGTATAACAGTATACTTGATACAGAATGATACTTCTCTCCACATACACATTAGTATACTTAGTAGTAAActtaaaggggacctattatgcCCATTTTCACAAGATGAAATagaagtctcaggtgtccccagaatgtgccTGTGAAGTTccagctcaaaataccccacagatcatttattataccctgctgtaaatgcccctttttgggtggaagcaaaaaacatgctgtttttgTGGGTCTCTTTAAAttcaaatgagctgctgctccccgaCCTTTTCCAGAAGAGGGCTGTGCCTTTACAGCTCGTGCTTCGGATGCTATGGCAACGACAAATCAAGAGAAACAATATGACTGACACTGTAAATACCAGTGTTCGACCCTATATGTATGGATTATACAGACAGTAAGTGTGAACTAATGGGTATTAAAGCCGCATTAGCCATGGAATTTGCTAACAAGCACATTCGGAAAGGCGATTTGCAAAcgttcacaaaatataaagagCGATACTTACGTATTCTAGATATGAAGCTAGATCACGAACACTTGGTATTGACTGGAGAATCAgctttgtattgaccctcgttcacaaagcagtctggtgtaaaatcaTTCGAAAGAACATATACGAATTTAGCTATTTTAtggggcacatttccttcaaaaataaaactactccaCTGCGTCTTCAGTGACACTGATGCCGGGAGTACGTGAAGACTCttgtgttcattcttacagccaacaacagaacacttacaaAGCTTATGAAGCTGAAACATTCTTCTTATCTGTAGCTGCTCCAGCGCAGAGAACATGGCGGattgtgtgcagctcactcaggggaggagctATGCTAATAGGGCAGCGTCCATCACCAGTCGTGGGCGGGGCCTGTTCCAATGTGacgactcattttgagacactgtttatgatttatggggagtataaaaaaaaaacagtgggtggatttttaccattataaggtggttgtgtacacacactgctgacacacatttatgttcaaacaccatgtaaaagtgaattttgcataataggtcccctttaagTAAACATTTAGTATACCTGAAAgaactttctttcttcttttttttttttttcaaaagtgaAATCATAGCCAAATATTACTTTGCTGTCATCAGTTTTGATAAGTAGGAGTGATACACATTAAACAGCTGGATGCAGATATATggtcttttttttatcatccTTGTAAACCAAAGTATCATTTTTGAAAACCTCAAGATATCTGTACCATTTCTTGTCTTCACCAATCTGAGCACAATGTTGTCGTTTTAGTTGTCAAGTAGATGCTTTGCATATCAAATCTGCATTAAATCTTAATTGGCTGATATAGCATATCAGTATCACAAAATGATTTGGACGCTTATTATACTTACACTCATGATGATAACCGTAGTACTCAAgagtctttctctttctcatgcCCTCTACTTCTTCTCTGTCTAAGGAGTCATGGTAGTAAGAGCTCGGGACATCACCGTTCCAACAGCCGGGACTGTTCTAGCCTACCGCGTCATAATCAGGCCGAGCTGCACCCCCAGAGTGCTGAAGCGTTCCTGAACGGTGCCGTTTCTGCGTCCAGCAGCCTGAGTCCCACACTGCATGCCAAATCTTTCCATTCCCCCCAACCACTTAACCGCTCGGCGTCCTGCGGCAAAGACCTGGCCTCGCTCAGCCCCAAGAAGGCACGAGCCAAAGCCTCCGACCTGGAATTTGACTTGCCCAAGGCATCTGATGGCCCTGGCGCCAAATACCTCAAATCCAATGCCTCACGTTCCCACAACCGCCACTCGTTTGTGGAGGGCAAGAATAATACACTGCAGGGAGAGCGGGAGAAACTTGTACGCCACGGCGAGCCAATGCCGCTGAATTCAAGCACTAAGAGCTCTTCGTCTTTTATGAGTCTGTCTAAGAGCCATGGCGCGCTGACAGACGCCAAGTCCATCAGTAACTTGAGCGATCCACGGCTTCTCCAAGACGATGCACCGGTTCCCTCGCGATACTTCCCTTCTAGCTGCCTGGATCTGAATGCCAACCTGAACCTGGCCGCGCCTGGCAGCCCCGCCTTGCGTCACAGCCCCGGAGGGCGTGCCAAGTCCGAGCGTCAGGTCGGCATGGTGGACTCATCGCTCCGCCGCTCATCAACACGCCACAAGGGCCAGCAGCAGGACGAGGCCAAAGCCACAGAAACCCTGGATCCTGGAGGAGGAGCCCGTGACTTCCCCTATGGCCTGGGCTACACCAGCCCTTTCTCGTCACAACAGCGCCCCCACAGGCACTCCATGTACGTGCGACGGGAGCGCAGTCGCCCGCACGGAGCCGATGTAGGCCTGGCACTGGGGCAGAGTGCTCCCGCTCGTGCCAGCAGCCTCCAGATGCTCTCGCCACAGCTGCAGCACCGCACGCTACCGAGGCACGTGGGCAGCTCCAGCAGCCGTGATGATGCTCCTGACGACCTCAGGGTCAGTCTAATTGcacacactcctcacttatTCCTGATATGTGTGAATCTTGCTAATAACGGTCACATGCTGGTTCCCGCTAATCAAGCTAATTGCTTCTAATTTGTTTGTTATTTCTGGCATCCTGCTTGTGGTGTGTTGCAGGCAGCCATCTATCACGAGCAGCATCCAGAGGACGGAGGATCGTCCAAGGAGAACCGCATGGTCTACAGTGACTCAATGCCACGTCGAGTTGGCAGCTTCTACAGAGGTCAGATCaagctcacacacattcacacacaaatcgTTTTCTTTAAGTCTCCCTTCTAAAATTGTTTATTGCGTGGGATTCTGTCGTAGTGCCGTCTCCTAGACCGGATAACACTTTCCATGAGGGCAGCGGGCAGAATATGAGCTCAGGGGTGAACATGGAGAGCAGCAGCCACACCAAACGCCAACCCACTTACGACCCCTGGTGAGCTTTAACACACTGCACTATTTTCTGTTTAGATGCACGCACGTTTTTCACTAGGCTATGCagatatagttttttttaaaaaagtgttcgACTTCCTGGTTGCTTACTCTGTTCTCAGCCAGTCTAAATATAACTGTATTCATAGAGTTCGGAGATTATGACCAACATTTACACCTTTACCCTGTGTTGACATTCGAAGGTTGCTGAGCTCGCCCCCAGTTGTGTACTTCTGTAGTCCTGTCTTTTTGTAGGCAGTGACATAgttgat harbors:
- the LOC108276197 gene encoding cyclin-dependent kinase-like 5 isoform X2 → MRNPATGDVMNKFEVLGIVGEGAYGVVLKCRHKETNEIVAIKKFKDSEENEDVKETTLRELKMLRTLKQENIVELKEAFRRRGKLYLVFEYVEKNMLELLEELPNGVPPDKVRNYIYQLIKAIHWCHTNDIVHRDIKPENLLISSEDVLKLCDFGFARDLSEGTDANYTEYVATRWYRSPELLLGAPYGKAVDMWSVGCILGELSDGQPLFPGESEIDQLFTIQKVLGPLPPEQMKLFYNNPRFHGLRFPTVSHPQTLERRYLGIINGPMLDLMKNLLLLNPNERFLTEQSLNHHVFQSQRQTERPGPPTPTPIRSSKRKPHHDNTALSRSHGSKSSGHHRSNSRDCSSLPRHNQAELHPQSAEAFLNGAVSASSSLSPTLHAKSFHSPQPLNRSASCGKDLASLSPKKARAKASDLEFDLPKASDGPGAKYLKSNASRSHNRHSFVEGKNNTLQGEREKLVRHGEPMPLNSSTKSSSSFMSLSKSHGALTDAKSISNLSDPRLLQDDAPVPSRYFPSSCLDLNANLNLAAPGSPALRHSPGGRAKSERQVGMVDSSLRRSSTRHKGQQQDEAKATETLDPGGGARDFPYGLGYTSPFSSQQRPHRHSMYVRRERSRPHGADVGLALGQSAPARASSLQMLSPQLQHRTLPRHVGSSSSRDDAPDDLRAAIYHEQHPEDGGSSKENRMVYSDSMPRRVGSFYRVPSPRPDNTFHEGSGQNMSSGVNMESSSHTKRQPTYDPWTGPEPLDLGPPEPAKEKEKQGFFRAIKKKKKKSQAVDAGEARGLERGTGSGGGTEIVPGLWAAEQQQTPDTQQRPGEESRAGTGTGERQRRVAS